CACAAACAATTGCCCCATATGTGCTCTTTCTCGTTGCCTATGCTAGATTGAGTTTATTCAAAGTTAATTCTGACAACGATATTGGCTTGGCTTATTGGTAAAATTGATTGAAATGATGCATTGGTACAGATGCCCTTTGTTTGGTAAGTTGTTACTAACTGTTGGAGAATACACTTTCCTCTAATGTTGTACGGTTGTATACTCTAGGAATCATCTATGGATGTTTGCTCGTCAAATGTATTTTTAATCAATGTCTTACTTTTCAaaaactccgccgtgtaagtttatcttacattgccggtcccaagcccggataaaggaggagggggagggcgtcaggtagtcgacagccggcactccatgattacgtcgaatccttatgaaaatgaatccagaatgaaatcgcgctaaagctagggcgtcacccgtaagtggcgtgctgtgtggcccgagcacagtgataagtgagcaagggtcgctgtatctccatcggcacccggatgcagtgttaaatgagcaagggggctatagaaacttcttttcgaacgactccactcaaagttgtttgggagcatatgctcttatcaactttacacaggacacacaaaagaagtactttgatcctattagacggggaagggtgaagaagctaggacagaagggcaGAGTtaaagagagcaaaatgcgtttaggaacgtggaatataggaaccttgacgggaaaatctatggaagtagtagaagttatggtgaggagaatgataaatattatgtgcctacaagaaactaagtgggttggtcgtaaggcaaaggatctagaaaactcaggttttaaactatggtattcgggcacaaatagaacgagaaacggtgttggcatcattgtggacaagaccttgacacaagatgttgtagatgtcaagagggtaggagatagaatcatggcaatcaagattgtaataggacaagaacttatcaatgtgattagtgcgtacgcacctcaagtagggttggatacgagttcgaaggagaaattttgggaagaccttggagacttggtgcaaggaattgctcagacggagaagttatttataggag
The nucleotide sequence above comes from Malus sylvestris chromosome 16, drMalSylv7.2, whole genome shotgun sequence. Encoded proteins:
- the LOC126607924 gene encoding uncharacterized protein LOC126607924; this encodes NRAKARASPVSGVLCGPSTVISEQGSLYLHRHPDAVLNEQGGYRNFFSNDSTQSCLGAYALINFTQDTQKKYFDPIRRGRVKKLGQKGRVKESKMRLGTWNIGTLTGKSMEVVEVMVRRMINIMCLQETKWVGRKAKDLENSGFKLWYSGTNRTRNGVGIIVDKTLTQDVVDVKRVGDRIMAIKIVIGQELINVISAYAPQVGLDTSSKEKFWEDLGDLVQGIAQTEKLFIGGDLNGHVGRETGNYGGFHGGHGFGERNEDGEAILDFAMAYDLFLANTFFKKREEHVITYKSGSSKTQIDFLLMRKGDRITCKDCKVIPGESVANQHRLLVMDVHIKREKKEQDLEVPKD